The DNA segment AGCGTGACGAGATCGCCTCGCTCGAGACGCGTGCTGCCGAGCCGGGTTTCTGGGATGACCCGGGCGCCGCGCAGCAGGTGATGGCGCAGGTCGCGGGGCTCAAGGACGACGTGGCCGCGTACGACGCAATCGTCT comes from the Actinomycetota bacterium genome and includes:
- the prfB gene encoding peptide chain release factor 2 (recognizes the termination signals UGA and UAA during protein translation a specificity which is dependent on amino acid residues residing in loops of the L-shaped tRNA-like molecule of RF2; in some organisms control of PrfB protein levels is maintained through a +1 ribosomal frameshifting mechanism; this protein is similar to release factor 1), whose translation is MIEDRSADIRAMRDRVSRMAEYLRVESKRDEIASLETRAAEPGFWDDPGAAQQVMAQVAGLKDDVAAYDAIV